From Xiphophorus hellerii strain 12219 chromosome 9, Xiphophorus_hellerii-4.1, whole genome shotgun sequence, a single genomic window includes:
- the creb3l3a gene encoding cyclic AMP-responsive element-binding protein 3-like protein 3-A — translation MASTEYYPEQGADCSELLDWLFDKNDGILRHEEMGQHGIPPRMPFQEPNMPQPAEQADDDFLNALLSGSDSVSASPLWSPSPSDSGISEDPPSDQMDSPQRPESPPDAHFFGAGLQAKAVLEANVSSDPNGWELGFPMGRARISQYLSDAQQPPLSSGFPLTVKDLLLSGTPEPPPQPTQKSIQELILNDDEKKLLAKEGVTLPTQLPLTKYEERILKKIRRKIRNKQSAQESRKKKKEYIDGLESRMAACSAHNHELQRKVSQLEKCNMSLMEQLRRLQALVMNSSNKPVQTGTCVLVLLLSFCLILVPTLKPFSDSKVSQSDFSPVRIQSRSLQNLQASRVMRVIDPSFPTEDESDPLNQHFPEDQGLEDITDLMMKKLPEKQEQPGLDSVSLNSSQEDGGSHFHVDPITGHIATVTLNPHRTTGLQPHADDM, via the exons ATGGCATCCACGGAGTACTACCCAGAGCAG GGTGCTGACTGCTCAGAGCTGCTCGACTGGCTGTTTGATAAAAATGACGGAATCCTGCGTCATGAGGAAATGGGACAGCATGGCATCCCTCCCAGGATGCCATTTCAGGAGCCAAAT ATGCCACAGCCAGCTGAACAGGCGGACGATGACTTTCTCAACGCCCTTCTGAGCGGCAGCGATTCTGTGTCAGCCTCGCCTCTGTGGTCCCCATCGCCTAGCGACAGTGGGATCAGTGAGGACCCTCCATCGGACCAGATGGATAGTCCTCAGCGCCCTGAAAGCCCTCCAGATGCACACTTTTTTGGAGCAGGACTGCAAGCCAAAGCAGTCCTAGAAGCAAATGTTTCCTCTGATCCAA ATGGCTGGGAGCTCGGCTTTCCAATGGGGAGAGCAAGAATCTCGCAGTATCTATCAGATGCACAGCAACCACCGCTGTCGTCTGGCTTCCCCCTGACTGTCAAGGATCTGCTGCTGTCTGGCACACCAGAGCCG CCCCCGCAGCCAACCCAAAAGTCCATCCAAGAACTGATTCTCAACGATGATGAAAAGAAGCTTTTAGCCAAGGAGGGGGTCACCCTGCCCACCCAGCTGCCGCTCACAAAG TATGAGGAAAGGATTCTGAAGAAAATACGCAGAAAGATTCGTAATAAGCAGTCTGCCCAGGagagcaggaagaagaagaaggagtaTATTGATGGGCTGGAGAGCCG CATGGCTGCTTGCAGTGCCCACAACCATGAGTTGCAAAGAAAGGTTTCCCAGCTGGAAAAATGCAACAt GTCTCTAATGGAGCAGCTTCGCAGGCTGCAAGCTCTGGTCATGAACTCATCCAACAAGCCAGTCCAGACTGGGACATGTGTACTG GTGCTCCTGCTGTCCTTCTGTTTGATCCTGGTCCCCACTCTCAAGCCTTTCTCTGATTCAAAGGTCAGCCAAAGTGACTTCAGTCCAGTCAGAA TCCAGTCACGGTCCCTACAGAACCTCCAGGCTTCCCGTGTGATGCGTGTTATCGACCCGTCTTTCCCCACTGAGGATGAATCAGACCCACTGAACCAGCATTTCCCCGAGGATCAGGGATTGGAAGACATCACAgacctgatgatgaagaagctGCCGGAAAAACAGGAACAGCCCGGCTTGGACTCTGTGTCTCTGAATAGCAGTCAGGAAGATGGAGGCAGTCATTTCCATGTAGACCCAATTACCGGCCACATCGCTACTGTGACTCTGAATCCCCATCGCACCACTGGGCTACAACCACATGCTGACGACATGTAA